Proteins from a single region of Budorcas taxicolor isolate Tak-1 chromosome 7, Takin1.1, whole genome shotgun sequence:
- the RPS23 gene encoding 40S ribosomal protein S23 yields MGKCRGLRTARKLRSHRRDQKWHDKQYKKAHLGTALKANPFGGASHAKGIVLEKVGVEAKQPNSAIRKCVRVQLIKNGKKITAFVPNDGCLNFIEENDEVLVAGFGRKGHAVGDIPGVRFKVVKVANVSLLALYKGKKERPRS; encoded by the exons ATGG GCAAGTGTCGCGGTCTTCGTACTGCCAGGAAGCTCCGTAGCCACCGACGAGACCAGAAGTGGCATGATAAGCAGTACAAGAAAGCCCATTTGGGCACAGCCCTGAAGGCCAACCCTTTTGGCGGCGCTTCTCACGCCAAGGGAATTGTGCTGGAAAAAGT AGGAGTTGAAGCCAAACAGCCAAATTCTGCTATCAGGAAGTGTGTCAGGGTTCAACTAATCAAGAATGGCAAAAAAATCACTGCTTTTGTACCCAATGATGGTTGCTTGAATTTTATTGAG GAAAATGATGAAGTTCTGGTTGCTGGATTTGGTCGCAAAGGTCATGCTGTTGGTGACATTCCTGGAGTCCGCTTTAAGGTTGTCAAAGTAGCCAATGTCTCTCTTTTGGCTTTATACAAAGGCAAGAAGGAAAGACCAAGATCATAA